Proteins from one Bacteroides mediterraneensis genomic window:
- a CDS encoding beta-galactosidase yields the protein MLTFKQFNFLFFFTISFWGTLSSQNVSNDFMDRSPIKSAIITDYEYKDTIPSECGLIRLKNGKVVFMTRHEKKMTPFYIKAIETGYWDTRYESNIDYNSVFSDMVSMGANTAYVMIHWEEIEPSDNCFNFTFTDSIEKYARNNGIKINWVLFLHAQYNGVPLPDCTNSWTFHLDDRDSCNYTMQWAKQNGVVYKDIKTLVEKGGIRPLHVYGHKEIFYRIKRMLRELASHYRNSDTVIGVQLGNEEGFSFLDESDYNPVTAALYEEWKLKTNKTDYAQFKREAMNWWWKQFTTAFHEVDPYKMLSTNLDAGQAEAGDELRMDMTGTSTSFYEDGNLDVIGTMLYKQYGYKAIKGLDKRYDGGRYSYELPILVPSEIGIGRFNKNEDFNSFVMHTLERAAQGFGVYCYGEVRKEHADSLLARRTLMEMFANIEQNEDIIFGGLPGPGYVRCFSEYKKLKISHLNIDNRETLVMIYVPTFEVENEMNQTDIGNLKLFLHSKIDGKYEMKVYKSGKCIQKTALLLDKNKPVKIAVDDKFDSTPIFIKIKMK from the coding sequence ATGTTGACCTTTAAACAATTTAATTTTTTGTTCTTTTTTACTATATCTTTTTGGGGAACGTTAAGTTCTCAGAATGTTAGTAATGATTTTATGGATAGGTCGCCTATTAAATCGGCTATAATTACTGATTATGAATATAAAGATACCATACCATCTGAATGTGGGTTAATCAGATTAAAGAATGGTAAGGTTGTTTTTATGACAAGGCATGAAAAAAAGATGACCCCCTTTTATATAAAGGCCATAGAGACTGGATATTGGGATACAAGATATGAAAGTAACATTGACTATAATTCCGTTTTCTCTGATATGGTCAGTATGGGAGCCAATACGGCCTATGTTATGATACACTGGGAGGAAATAGAACCCAGTGATAATTGTTTTAACTTTACATTTACTGACAGTATTGAAAAATACGCCCGAAATAATGGTATAAAAATAAATTGGGTATTGTTTCTGCATGCACAATATAACGGTGTTCCGTTACCGGATTGTACAAATTCATGGACTTTCCATCTTGACGACAGGGATTCATGCAATTACACTATGCAGTGGGCAAAACAGAATGGGGTGGTGTATAAAGATATTAAAACGCTTGTGGAAAAAGGTGGAATAAGACCCTTGCATGTTTATGGACATAAAGAAATATTTTACCGAATAAAACGTATGCTTAGGGAACTGGCTTCTCATTACAGAAATAGTGATACTGTAATAGGAGTACAACTTGGAAATGAAGAGGGATTCAGTTTCTTGGATGAGAGTGATTATAACCCTGTAACAGCCGCTTTGTATGAGGAGTGGAAACTAAAGACAAACAAAACTGATTATGCTCAATTCAAGCGAGAAGCTATGAACTGGTGGTGGAAACAGTTTACAACGGCTTTTCATGAAGTGGATCCATATAAGATGTTGTCGACAAATTTGGATGCAGGACAGGCAGAGGCTGGTGATGAACTGCGTATGGATATGACTGGTACTAGTACTTCTTTCTATGAAGATGGTAATTTGGATGTGATAGGCACTATGTTGTATAAACAGTATGGGTATAAAGCGATTAAAGGTCTTGATAAAAGATATGATGGAGGCAGATATTCTTATGAGTTGCCAATATTGGTTCCTTCAGAAATAGGAATTGGCAGATTTAATAAGAATGAAGATTTCAATAGTTTTGTAATGCATACTTTAGAAAGGGCTGCTCAAGGCTTCGGAGTCTATTGTTATGGTGAGGTTCGAAAGGAACATGCAGATTCATTATTGGCACGGAGAACACTGATGGAGATGTTTGCCAATATCGAACAGAATGAAGATATAATATTCGGCGGATTACCTGGTCCTGGCTATGTAAGATGTTTCTCTGAATATAAAAAATTGAAAATTAGTCATCTCAATATTGACAACAGGGAGACTCTTGTTATGATATACGTACCTACATTTGAAGTGGAAAACGAAATGAATCAAACAGACATAGGGAATTTAAAGTTATTTCTCCACTCTAAAATCGATGGGAAATATGAAATGAAGGTTTATAAATCAGGCAAGTGTATTCAAAAAACAGCATTGTTGCTGGACAAAAATAAGCCTGTGAAAATTGCAGTTGATGATAAATTTGATTCTACACCAATATTTATAAAAATAAAAATGAAATAA
- a CDS encoding arylsulfatase yields MNKLQIATLIIPFLSTNVYAEIEKTPNIVLILCDDMGFSDLGCYGSEIKTPNIDKLAQEGVRFSQFKNTGRSCPSRAALLTGRYQHQAGMGWMAEVDEHRPGYRGQIDKEYPTIAEIMKEGGYSTYMSGKWHVTTTGAYDAPNGSYPVQRGFDRYYGCLHGGGSYYKPSPVYNNLDRITNLPDDYYYTQAITDSAVSFVNKHDCKTPMFLYVAHYAPHLPLQAPQKYIDKCIDRYKVGYDVLRKQRFEKQKQLQLVPDEMELPLFNKEFGGKRPAWEELTTEQQHKWINDMATYAAMIEIMDEGIGKLVDAIKKKGMYENTVFIFLSDNGATDEGGYIGQLMSDLSNTPYRSYKKWVFQGGTSTPFILTYGNRSKNKMQGKVCNQPAHIIDVLPTCMAIGGMKYPQKYSHADLEGKNLLPASEGKSIEKRTLYFEHQSSCAIIDGTWKLVKANRNEQWELINLDEDPFETNDLADKYPDKVEELETKWIEWANTHKVFPLEDKTWTERLNFYRAKNPNQKGE; encoded by the coding sequence ATGAACAAGTTGCAAATAGCTACACTTATCATACCATTTCTATCTACGAATGTGTATGCGGAAATAGAAAAAACTCCTAATATCGTTCTTATTCTGTGTGATGATATGGGCTTTTCAGACCTTGGTTGTTATGGTAGTGAGATAAAAACGCCCAATATTGATAAGCTTGCTCAGGAAGGAGTGCGTTTTAGTCAATTTAAGAATACAGGACGAAGTTGTCCCAGTCGTGCAGCCTTACTTACTGGAAGATACCAGCATCAGGCGGGTATGGGATGGATGGCCGAAGTAGACGAACATAGACCTGGTTATCGTGGACAGATAGATAAAGAATATCCGACTATTGCCGAAATTATGAAGGAAGGAGGATATAGTACGTATATGAGTGGAAAATGGCACGTAACCACGACTGGAGCCTATGATGCACCTAATGGAAGTTATCCTGTGCAGAGAGGTTTTGATAGATATTATGGTTGCCTTCATGGTGGAGGAAGCTATTATAAGCCGAGTCCAGTATATAATAATTTAGATAGGATTACCAATCTGCCTGATGACTATTATTACACGCAGGCTATTACTGATTCTGCGGTTAGTTTTGTAAATAAACATGACTGTAAGACTCCCATGTTTCTTTATGTGGCTCATTATGCGCCTCATTTGCCTTTGCAAGCTCCTCAAAAATATATAGACAAATGCATTGACAGATATAAAGTCGGTTATGATGTATTGCGTAAACAAAGATTTGAGAAACAAAAACAGTTACAACTTGTACCTGATGAGATGGAACTTCCTTTATTCAATAAGGAATTTGGTGGAAAGCGTCCTGCATGGGAAGAACTTACTACTGAGCAGCAACACAAATGGATAAATGATATGGCCACGTATGCAGCCATGATAGAAATTATGGATGAAGGTATAGGGAAGTTGGTTGACGCCATAAAGAAAAAAGGAATGTATGAAAATACAGTATTTATCTTCTTGAGTGATAACGGTGCTACTGATGAAGGAGGATACATTGGTCAGTTGATGTCGGATTTGTCGAATACTCCATATCGTAGTTATAAGAAATGGGTATTCCAAGGTGGAACAAGCACACCATTCATTCTTACTTATGGAAATAGAAGTAAAAATAAGATGCAAGGAAAGGTTTGTAATCAGCCGGCACATATTATTGATGTTTTGCCTACATGTATGGCAATAGGAGGTATGAAATATCCGCAAAAATATTCTCATGCTGATTTGGAAGGGAAGAATTTATTGCCAGCTTCTGAAGGTAAGTCTATAGAAAAAAGGACATTATACTTCGAACACCAGAGTTCATGTGCGATTATTGATGGAACATGGAAACTTGTAAAAGCTAACCGGAATGAGCAGTGGGAATTAATAAATTTAGATGAAGATCCGTTTGAAACGAATGATTTGGCTGATAAATATCCGGATAAGGTTGAAGAACTTGAGACTAAATGGATTGAATGGGCTAATACTCATAAAGTTTTTCCATTAGAAGATAAAACATGGACAGAAAGATTGAATTTCTATAGGGCTAAGAATCCAAATCAAAAGGGAGAATAA